A single region of the Amia ocellicauda isolate fAmiCal2 chromosome 8, fAmiCal2.hap1, whole genome shotgun sequence genome encodes:
- the LOC136754841 gene encoding protein shortage in chiasmata 1 ortholog has product MLRRATSLEWLLGATLTALQKLFPEVPPKVIKHFSDTTALYKLNGSHSPPTSLAQDPLKQYSDPSREGPQSRLEDLDQNYEFYSEVDLLGRSACAENWATYNHDQIPFDLTEETEGNGQLDHFYDNYWQTHSVSHDQYSDQYPRQWGCSGDQTLRRMDEECALQFPASKFGGRHSERGSGGPAQPEMSAIGYSDLQDYDHDGLFERRPLSYYAQQPTHASQFSVGFPDPLCHSEGFYMPRKSPETLRGGGITPFGRASGLLADSVFGFSKTQYSAQLCGHQDMVGPIRSTSERKRGAGSPEEEVASEGFMILPQMKRRKLTYEKVPGRSDGQTRLTFF; this is encoded by the exons ATGCTGCGAAGGGCCACATCACTGGAGTGGCTTCTTGGGGCCACCTTGACAGCACTACAGAAACTGTTCCCAGAGGTGCCCCCCAAAGTCATCAAG CACTTCAGCGACACCACGGCTCTTTACAAGTTGAACGGATCTCACTCTCCTCCAACCTCTTTGGCTCAAGATCCCCTTAAGCAGTACTCAGATCCCAGCAGAGAAGGTCCTCAGAGCAGGCTAGAGGATTTAGACCAAAATTACGAGTTCTACTCTGAGGTGGACCTCTTAGGTAGGTCAGCCTGTGCAGAAAACTGGGCAACATACAACCATGATCAGATACCCTTTGACCTAACAGAAGAAACCGAAGGTAATGGACAGCTAGATCATTTCTATGACAATTATTGGCAAACACATAGTGTCAGCCATGATCAATACTCTGATCAATACCCCAGGCAGTGGGGATGCAGTGGGGATCAGACACTGAGACGGATGGATGAGGAGTGTGCCCTGCAGTTTCCGGCCTCTAAATTTGGGGGGCGTCATTCTGAGAGGGGGTCAGGAggaccagcacagccagagATGTCTGCCATAGGCTACAGTGACCTTCAGGACTACGACCACGATGGTCTCTTTGAGAGGAGACCCCTTAGTTACTATGCCCAGCAGCCTACTCATGCGTCTCAGTTTAGCGTGGGTTTCCCTGACCCCCTGTGCCACAGTGAAGGCTTTTATATGCCACGGAAGTCACCTGAAACCCTGAGGGGTGGCGGCATCACTCCCTTTGGCCGTGCCTCGGGATTGCTAGCAGACTCTGTGTTTGGCTTCAGCAAGACCCAATACTCCGCTCAGCTGTGTGGCCACCAAGACATGGTGGGGCCCATCAGAAGCACATCAGAGAGGAAAAGGGGAGCTGGAAGCCCAGAGGAGGAGGTGGCATCAG AAGGATTTATGATTCTGCCTCAGATGAAGAGGAGAAAACTGACCTATGAAAAAGTACCAGGAAGAAGTGACGGCCAGACTAGACTTACATTTTTTTAG
- the LOC136755276 gene encoding protein shortage in chiasmata 1 ortholog, translating to MTFKTILSAPIAPTTEHKHSQPPLLLELQVPVVLLTTEGLSNTPELLQMLESRYNITVLERSYAQSLQMFGGTHRYTVITIDECTALIIQEMEELAMEKASDSIVLRLMALSLQYSCCWLLLCVNKGLGSEYPFTREVFNNLVLIYSAIVLFGLKSEDLDIKVVITTGVADTAQLVCQIASDTLTSSKRDPLTRLDRSWLSVAPSEVRACTTN from the exons AGCACAAGCACAGTCAGCCCCCCCTGCTCCTGGAGCTCCAAGTCCCTGTGGTGTTGCTGACCACAGAAGGCCTGTCCAATACCCCAGAGCTGCTCCAGATGCTGGAGTCCAG ATACAACATCACTGTTTTGGAAAGAAGCTACGCACAGTCATTGCAGATGTTTGGAGGGACTCACCGGTACACAGTAATCACCATTGATGAATGCACTGCCCTCATTATACAG GAAATGGAGGAACTGGCAATGGAGAAAGCCTCTGACAGTATTGTATTGAGACTGATGGCCCTGTCTCTACAGTACAGCTGCTGCTGGCTCTTACTCTGCGTTAATAAGGGCCTCGGCTCAGA GTACCCTTTCACCAGGGAGGTCTTCAACAACCTAGTGTTGATCTACTCTGCCATTGTGCTGTTTGGGCTCAAGTCTGAGGACTTGGATATCAAG GTGGTCATTACCACAGGAGTTGCTGACACAGCCCAGCTGGTGTGTCAGATTGCCAGCGACACTCTCACGAGCTCCAAGAGAGACCCGCTGACACGGCTCGACCGGTCCTGGCTCTCTGTGGCTCCCTCAGAGGTGAGAGCATGCACCACTAATTAA